From a single Miscanthus floridulus cultivar M001 chromosome 8, ASM1932011v1, whole genome shotgun sequence genomic region:
- the LOC136477459 gene encoding auxin response factor 7-like, which translates to MADAGVARGSGSAGDALFRELWHACAGPLVTVPRQGELVYYFPQGHMEQLEASTDQQLDQHLPLFNLPPKILCKVVNVELRAETDSDEVYAQIMLQPEAEQNEPTSPDPEPPEPERCNVHSFCKTLTASDTSTHGGFSVLRRHAEECLPQLDMTQNPPWQELVAKDLHGNEWHFRHIFRGQPRRNLLTTGWSVFVSSKRLVAGDAFIFLRGEHGDLRVGVRRLMRQLNNMPSSVISSHSMHLGVLATASHAISTGTLFSVFYKPRTSRSEFVVSVNKYLEAKNHKMSVGMRFKMRFEGDESPERRFSGTIIGLGSMPANSTSPWANSEWRSLKVQWDEPSATLRPDRVSPWELEPLDATNPQPPQPPLRNKRARPPASPSIAPELPPVFGFWKSPAERAQAFSFSGLQRTQELYHSNPNSIFSSSLNVGFNSKNERSTPNNNHLYWTMRETRTESYSASINKTPTEKKQESATSGCRLFGIEIGSAVSPVVTVASVGQDQPPALSADVESDQLSQPSHANKTDAPAASSERSPNETESRQVRSCTKVIMQGMAVGRAVDLTRLDGYDDLHRKLEEMFDIHGELSANLKKWKVVYTDDEDDMMLVGDDPWNEFCRMVKRIYIYSYEEAKSLTPKAKLPVIGDTIKPDPSKLSPESDMPQSDSNNNAPCC; encoded by the exons TTACTTCCCGCAGGGTCATATGGAACAG CTTGAAGCATCTACAGATCAACAACTTGATCAGCACTTACCTCTGTTTAATCTTCCACCCAAGATCCTCTGCAAGGTGGTCAATGTAGAACTTAGA GCTGAAACTGATTCTGATGAAGTTTATGCTCAAATTATGCTGCAACCAGAAGCAGAG CAAAATGAGCCCACCAGCCCAGATCCTGAGCCACCCGAGCCTGAAAGATGCAACGTCCATTCCTTCTGCAAGACCTTGACTGCTTCAGATACAAGTACCCATGGTGGATTCTCTGTCCTCAGGCGGCATGCTGAAGAATGTTTGCCCCAACTG GACATGACTCAGAATCCACCATGGCAAGAACTGGTGGCAAAAGATCTCCATGGAAATGAATGGCATTTCCGTCACATCTTTCGAG GGCAACCAAGGAGGAATCTACTTACGACAGGCTGGAGTGTTTTTGTTAGCTCAAAAAGATTGGTTGCTGGTGACGCGTTTATCTTTTTGAG AGGTGAGCACGGAGATCTGCGAGTCGGGGTAAGGAGGCTCATGAGGCAACTAAATAACATGCCGTCCTCGGTTATCTCAAGCCACAGCATGCATCTTGGAGTCCTAGCAACTGCATCTCATGCCATCTCCACTGGAACTCTCTTTTCTGTTTTCTACAAACCCAG AACAAGTCGATCGGAATTTGTCGTTAGTGTAAACAAGTACCTTGAAGCTAAGAATCACAAGATGTCTGTTGGTATGAGGTTTAAAATGAGATTTGAGGGTGATGAATCTCCTGAAAGAAG ATTCAGTGGGACAATTATTGGTCTGGGAAGCATGCCAGCTAACTCAACATCTCCGTGGGCTAATTCTGAATGGAGATCTTTGAAG GTCCAATGGGACGAGCCTTCTGCTACTCTGCGTCCAGATAGAGTTTCACCTTGGGAACTAGAACCCCTTGATGCAACTAATCCACAACCACCTCAACCTCCTTTACGGAATAAGCGTGCACGGCCTCCTGCTTCACCTTCTATTGCCCCAGAACTTCCTCCAGTTTTTG GTTTTTGGAAATCCCCAGCTGAGCGTGCCCAAGCTTTCTCATTTTCAGGACTGCAGCGAACTCAGGAATTATACCATTCAAACCCCAATTCAATCTTCTCATCATCGTTGAATGTAGGATTCAATTCAAAGAATGAGCGTTCTACTCCAAACAACAATCATTTGTACTGGACAATGAGAGAGACAAGAACTGAATCCTACTCTGCTAGCATTAACAAAACTCCTACTGAAAAGAAGCAAGAATCTGCTACTTCTGGCTGCAGATTGTTTGGTATTGAGATAGGTTCTGCAGTATCACCAGTGGTTACTGTTGCTAGTGTTGGTCAGGATCAGCCACCTGCTCTCTCAGCAGATGTTGAATCTGATCAGCTGTCACAACCATCCCATGCCAACAAAACAGATGCCCCAGCAGCAAGCAGTGAGCGCTCTCCTAATGAAACAGAGAGCCGGCAAGTCAGGAGCTGCACCAAG GTAATCATGCAAGGAATGGCGGTTGGCAGGGCAGTGGACTTGACGAGGTTAGATGGGTATGATGATCTTCACCGCAAGTTGGAGGAGATGTTTGATATCCATGGAGAGCTTTCTGCCAACCTCAAGAAATGGAAGGTTGTTTAcacagatgatgaggatgatatgATGCTGGTCGGGGACGATCCATGGAA TGAATTTTGCAGGATGGTAAAAAGGATATATATTTACTCTTACGAGGAGGCCAAGTCTTTGACTCCCAAAGCGAAACTGCCGGTCATTGGTGACACCATCAAGCCAGACCCAAGCAAATTGTCACCGGAATCTGACATGCCACAGAGTGACTCAAACAACAATGCTCCTTGCTGCTGA